Sequence from the Vicingaceae bacterium genome:
AGATTTAAAGAGGTAAACGAAAGATTTAAAGAGGTAGATGAGAGATTTAGAGAAATGGATAAAAAGTTTGACAGGATGATGATGGTTATATCGGTGGGGATTGCTTTTTTGTCTTTTTTGATAGCAATGTTATATTTCAAATAAGATTTTGCTCATATATATAGTTTCATTTTAAAAAAATTTTTTCTTCGACTTGTGTGTATTTCCGCCATAGGCGGATTTAATGTACATTTCCCTTAAAATCCTATCTGCTTTATGTTAAAAGTCATTTCCAATTTTACTGCCCCGACGCTTCTGTTTGGTTTATCAACTTAGCGTGCGATTTATCATTGTATAATTTTTCCTTTCCGAATGTATTTAGGTTGAAAAATTTTATGCAAATTTTTGCACATCCGGTATGTATACTTTAATTGATTTTTTCTTTTTATAAGATTAATTTTTAATAAATTTTTTGCAGCAAAGATAATGTTTTATGAAGCACGGGCAGCTGCGGACTTTGTTTGCCTGAGTGAAGTTTGAAAAATTTAATGTATATTTGTAAAACAAATATGTTATGAAAAAATCTACTTTTTATTCCTTTTTCGGACTATTGACAGCATTGATAACAGGATCGGCATTTGTCGTTCAAAATTCCGGAGGCAAACCGGGTTACACCGGCAGTCCGGGTGAAACGTATTGTAATTCTTGTCATTCAGGAGGAAGTGATACCACACATGTAATCATTACGTCCATACCGGCTTTCAATTCCAATCAATATATGCCCGGTGATACTTACACCATAAATATCACCGTGGAAAATACAGCATATAATTTGTTTGGTTTTGGTGCAGAAGTTTTGTTTACACAAGCTAACACCGATGCCGGTGTTATGCTGAATCCCGGTAATGGGGTGAAATTTATGAACGCTACCAATGGAAGAAAAAATGCAGTACATCAATCCCCTCAATCTGGTACAGGTTTTTATACATTTTCATTTGATTGGATAGCACCAACAAACGGACAATCAGTAACCATCTATGCTGCCGGTAATGCCGTCAATGGCAATGGAGGCTACATCCGGAGACCGGCCTGCCACCTCTTCGTTGACAATAACTGCTGCATCAACAGGAATTACAACTATAGAAAATCAAAATGTTCATCTTTTTCCCAATCCTGCCAATGATCACTTTTATATTGAATGGAACAATCCGTTAAATGTTAATGTGGTGAATATCAAGTTAACCGATATTCATTCTAAACAAATTTATGAATTGGCATCCAAACATGCTTTGTCCGGTAATAACAGGTTTAAAGTGGATATACCGGATTTTGTTAAAACCGGTGTATATATCGTCACCATCAACGACCGGCAAGAAATATTGTCATCGAGGATGTTGTTGATCAATCGTTGATTTAAAGTAAAGTTTAAATAAACTATACTCAATCCAGGTCAAAAAGGGATTTTATTCCAAAATAACGAGGAATCACAAACCCTTCGGCAAAAGAATATCCGGCCGGACGTCCATATTGACGTGCTCTTGCTTTGATCATCTCAAGAAAATCCGGACTTGAAATGGGAGTTTCGGGTTCGTCAGAAGGTTTATGGGGATTGTAAAATTGAGAAGCAAAACATTGAATGGCTTGCATTTTCTCATCCATACAATCACTGATGTCGATCACCAAATCAGGGTGCATATAATAATCTTGTATGTATGATAAAACTGCTTTTGGGCGGTGAGCCGGCAATTCATTATCCCTCAAAAACAGTTTTTATTTTAATCAATCCCGAATAGAAAGAGGCATCATGTACGATTTTGCTTGCACGTCCGTGATCAGGATGACGGTCATTGGGTGCATTGCAAAGGATATATGATGGCTTGGTCAAACGGATGATTTTAACCAGTTCTATGATATTCTCATTGGAATGCTCGAAAAAACCATCGGGCCAGCCAAAATTGACACGGAACAGGGCTCCTGAAAATTCTGCTGATTTTTTTGATTCTTCCAATCTTAAAGGAGCATTTCCTCTTGTGCCTAATTCACCTTCGGTCAAATCAACAATTCCAAAAGAATAACCTTGTTTCCGGTGTTTTATTAAAGTGCCGATACAACCAATCTCAACATCATCGGGATGAACTCCCACTGCAAGAATATCGACCGAAGAAATCTGACCGGTTATTGTTCTAACCATTGCAAAATTTTTTCGTCCATTGGTGATGTTTGTGGTGGAATCATCATAACCCATTGACCGTTTTCGTCAATGAGATATTTCTGAAAATTCCATTGCACTTCATTATCCGATTTTCCATTCAATGATTTTTGCGTCAGCCATTTGTATAATGGATGCATATCAGGTCCTTTCACAGATATTTTTGACATCACCGGAAAAGTTACACCATAATTTTTTTTACAGAATGCTTTTATTTCATCGTTGCTTCCCGGTTCTTGGTTGGCAAAATTGTTGGCGGGAAAAGCAATGATGATAAAATTTTTATCTTTGTAATGCTCATACAACTCTTGTAATTGTTGATATTGTGGAGTCAGGCCACATTGTGAAGCCACATTGACGATCATTACTTTTTTTCCTTTTAATTGGGCAAAATCAAAATCATTCCCATCAATGTCTTTGACCACAAAATCATAGAAATTTTTGTTTTGTGCAGTCATAGGCAGAATGTTTAATGTTGATACAAATAAAATCAATTGAAACAATAAATTTTTCATATTTAATTTTTTTAAGATAAGTCAGCTGAAATGGCCTCAACAGAGCCGTCTATTTTCTTGATGAGTCCTTGAAGAACCTTGCCGGGACCGCATTCCACAAATTTTGTGCAACCATCGCTAATCATTTGTCTGACAGATTGTGTCCATCTGACAGGTGCTGTCAGCTGTTCAATCAAGTTTTGTTTTATTTCGTCAGGGTCGATTGTGGCTTTGGCGTTTACATTTTGGTAGACCGGGCAAAAGGGTCGGTTGAATGGAGTTTTTTCTATCATAGTTTTCAGTTCGTTTTTGGCAGGTTCCATCAATGGCGAATGAAAAGCACCTCCAACCGGAAGCAATAGAGCACGTTTAGCCCCTGCTTCTTTTAATTTTTCACAAGCTTTTTCTACGGCTTTCATTTCACCCGAGATGACTAATTGTCCGGGGCAGTTATAATTGGCAGCCACAACCACGCCGTCTATGGTAGAGCAAATTTGCTCCACGATTGAATCATCCAATCCCAACACTGCTGCCATAGTGCTTGGAATGGCCTCACAGGCCTTTTGCATGGCTTGAGCACGGGTGGCTACCAATTGCAACGCCGGCTCAAATTCAAGACAACCATTGGCAACTAATGCCGAAAATTCTCCCAATGAATGCCCGGCAACCATAGAAGGTTTGATACCTGTTTTTTGTTCATAAATTTTGGCCGTTATGACCGAGTGAATAAATACGGCAGGTTGTGTAACCTTGGTTTGTTTTAATTCTTCTTCGGTGCCATGAAACATTATCTCAGAAATTTCAAAACCGAGAATATCATTTGCTTTATGAAACATACGACGTGCCTCCTCAAAACGCTCGTACAATTCTTTTCCCATACCCGGAAATTGCGATCCTTGTCCCGGAAAAACAAATGCCATTTTGCTCATAGTATATAATTTTTGTTATTAATGCAAATTTGCGCTAATGATATTAAAAAACTCCCTTCTTGTGGCTTCTTTTTCAAACTCTCCATAGAATGAAGATGTTGTGGTGACGGAATTTTGTTTTTGCACACCTCTCATTTGCATGCAAAGATGTGTGCATTCAACCACCACGGCCACTCCTAAAGGATTTAATGTTTGTTGTATACAATCTCTTATTTGATCGGTCAAACGTTCTTGCACTTGCAAGCGTCTGGCAAACACTTCGACCACTCGGGGTATTTTACTGAGACCTACAATAAATCCATTGGGGATGTATGCCACATGAGCTTTACCAAAAAAAGGGAGAAGATGATGTTCGCACAAAGAGTATATTTCGATATCTTTCACTACGACCATTTGTTTATGATCTTCTTGAAACATAGCCGAACGAATGATTTCCACAGGATCCAGATCATAACCATGTGTCAAGTATTGCATAGCTTTGGCAACTCTTTCGGGAGTTTTTTTTAACCCTTCTCTTTGGGGGTCTTCACCGATAAGTTGAATGATCGATTGATAATGATGAGTTAATTCTTCAATGATTTTGGAATTGTAACGTTCTTCTTTGACATATCCGTCAATGCTTTCTTCGGGATCAAATTTTTTATTCTCCATAGTATTCTGCTTGATTATTTTCGGTTTCAATCAATTTAACACAGTGAAGCCGGATGTTTAATTTTTCAAATTCCGGTTGTAATTCTTTCCAAAATGCAATGCACAAGTTTTCGGTGGTGGGTTGTATATTTTGCAAAAAATCCACTTCGAGATTCAGGTTTTTGTGATCGCATTTTTCGATAATTTTTTTACGGATTATTTCACTTATGTGATTAAGATTGGCAATAAACCCGGTTACGGGATCAGGCTCTCCTTTAACGGTTACAAACAACTCATAGTTATGACCATGCCAGAGAGGATTGCTGCATTTTCCGAATACCGCCAAATTCTTTGCGTCATCCCAACTTTCGACAAACAATCGGTGAGCGGCATTAAACCTTTCTCTGCGAGTAAGATAAACTACCGGCATTTTGCGAATTTTAGGTCAAAAAAACTAAAAAATATCAATACTGCTCATTTTTGTTCGGAAAATCACCTTCTTTCACATTTTTAATATAAAGCCGCACGGCATTGCTTATATCCTCGTAAAGATTTAAATAACGCCTTAGAAATCTCGGAGAAAAATCTTTATTGATTCCCAGCATGTCATGTAGCACCAATACTTGACCGTCAACTTTGTCGCCGGCTCCGATGCCTATAACGGGAATTTTTAATTGAGACGATACTTTGGCGGCTAATTTCGCGGGTATTTTTTCCAGCACAATAGAAAAGCATCCCACTTCTTCCAACAGTTTGGCATCTTTTAGCAATTTCTCAGCTTCGGCTTTTTCTTTTGCTCTGACCGAATATGTGCCAAACTTATAGATTGATTGGGGTGTGAGCCCCAAATGCCCCATCACAGGAATGCCGGCGGAGAGTATCCGTTGAATACTTTCAATCACTTCTGATCCTCCTTCCAGTTTAACGGCGTGTGCTCCCGATTCTTTCATTATCCTTATGGCCGATTGTAGGGCTTCTTTTGAGTTGCCTTGATAGCTGCCAAAAGGTAAATCTACCACAATCAATGCTCTTTTTACAGCTCTCACAACCGATGAGGCATGATAAATCATTTGATCAAGAGTGATGGGTAAAGTGGTTTCGTGCCCGGCCATGACATTTGAAGCCGAATCGCCAACCAGTATTACATCTATTCCGGCTTCGTCAATTATACGGGCAAGTGAATAATCGTATGCCGTGAGCATACTAATCTTTTCCCCTCTGTTTTTCATTTCCTGCAAAACATGAGTGGTTATTTTTTTGGGTTTCTCCGGGCTTTCTTTAACGGCTTTTTTTCCTGCCATTTTCTTTTGTTTTAAAATGCGAAGTTATGGATTAATTTTTTATACTTTGAAAAGTTTGCAAGATATTGCAAGAGATAGACATATACTTTTGTTTTTTGAAAATTTATATTTTTTCACACATAATTTGCCGGAACTCGTTTAAGTTCTTCGGGTTTTCGTTTTTATTGAATCAAACGGGGTTTTCAACAACAAATCCGGTTTGATATTTCAATTTGCTTTTGACTATACCTTGTTCGTCAAGAGAAAAAATAAAAATCCATTCGTTTTTGACAAGAGATTGTAAAATTTTGTGTTTTTCGATAATTTCAATGATATTGTTTTCGGGTGCTTCTATAAAGACATTTAATCTTACAGGCATATGTTGCCATTCGGTACCGTCATGAATGGATTGCAAAGGCAGACCAATTCTCAAATCTCCTGTACTTCCTTCTAAAACTCCAAGTCCGCTGACGGGGTTGTGTAACGTTTTATTTCCTGCTCCTAATTTTGCCGGATCAGTCGTCGAGGCATTGTATTGCATGTTAATCCAGTGGGTTACGACCATGGGAGCTGTCATTAAATTTTCAAGAATAGAAAAATCTTTATCTTTTTTAAAATCATAATTGTGCAAAAACACTTTTCCATCTAAATCAATACCTTTGGTATGTTCGCGTGGTGCAATTACAAATGAATGGCAACCGGCCAGCCCCCATTCGGGTCTTACTTGCGACCAATCTTTTGAACGTTGAACGATAGTGGTGGGGGTTGTAAACGGTTCGTGGGAAAATCGTTTCACTTTTTCTTCGCGTACCATACGTGTTACTTCATGTAATTTTTTTTGAAGTTGAGTTACCAGCGCCACATGTGATTCCGGTACAAGGTCTGTCCTCAATAGAGTTATTTGATCGGTAGTTGTGTCATGAATGGCTGCCATAAAATAGGTATCTTCCGGAACGACGATACCATGTTTTCGAATTTCTTCACGAATGTTTGGGTCATTTAAAATCATGGATCCGACCAAAGCATTCACTTCTCCGGAATTTCCTCCGCATGCTCCACAATCAAGCGAAGTGGCGTGAGGATTGTTGACCGAAGTCGATCCGTGGCCCGTCAATACCACCAATTTCCCCATTTTGTCTTTTATTCCGAGAGCTTTGAGAGCAAACAAGCCCATTTGCACTTGAATCTCAAATGGTATGGGAGAAAGATCCGGCATGGTCTTGCCTTGGATCAAATTACCTAAATCCAATTCTTTTGGGTTTTCGATAGGACGTGTTAGTTTTAAACTATCTCCGATGAGTTTTGGCAAATAATATAATCCCAATGGACTTACATAACTAAATCCTGACACTACCCCAATTTTATATTTGAACTTAAAATGCCTTATGGCATCATCAATTTTGTGATTTATCAGAAACTTTTTGGGGTCTTCTTTAACAGGTTTTTCAAAAATCTTTCCTTGAGGATTAATCAATACAGGACATTGTTTTTTACCGGATGTGTTGTTGACAGGATAAAATTGTATCGGAAATCCAAAAAATCCTGCGATACCTATTGTTTCCACTTCCGGTATCAGCGATTCAATATGTCTTCTGACAACTTCGGATCTCACGTCTATACAGAATGCCATTTGTATGCCGGGTTCTTTTTTTTGATTGCCGGCAGGCCGGGAATTAAATTTGAGTACAAGATCGTCCTGCAATCTAAACTCCATGGCATAATGGCAAATCTTCAATAATTCAAAATATTCTTTTATTTCACCGGGTAATGCTTGGTTGATTTTTACACGCAGATCTTTTTCCCATTCTTCAACATATTCGGGAAAATGTTGATGAAAATATGTTTCCCAACACAATAGAATGCATGTCAATGATTTTAAATAGTCACTTTGTTTTCCTGACAGGCGGTTATCCCAATCAATGCCCGCCAAATAAGAAGACCAACCTATTAAATTCAATAAAACGGCATGTAGATATTGCTCAAGTTCCTCTTCGTTTAAGTTTAATTTTTCTGAACAAAAAACAAACGCTTTTTGATAATCATCCGGTATCTGCTTTATAAACGACCTGAAATTTTTCATTCCGGCAATTTCCGGCATCAAATCTATCGTGGCGTCCTGATGCCATTGATAAAACAATTCTTCTCCCGACTTTGGAAAATAATCGCCAAACTTGTCAAAATAAACAGATAGCCGGGCTGATGTTTCATTAACTACAGTTTGTTGAAAATCATTACCGGTTTTTTGGTCAATCATCTCGGCAATGGTCATTAATTTTTGAGAAGGAATAGATTTTTCATTTAAGTGTTGCAATTTCTCTTTGACAAGATTCACTTTCCATTGACTTTGACATTTATTCAAGGATTTTTGGAGATATTTATCTTTTATGTATCCATTTTGCATGAGATTCAAATAGTATTTCGCCGGCATATACATTTTTATATTGCCATTGCGAAATACTCTCAAGGCGCACTCGTGATAAGACAAATCTATCATACCCCAAAAAGGATTGACAGCTACCGAATTTTCGAGCGGCCAAGTTGGAGCAATTGTTTTACAAACCTTATCCAATGTATTGATTATCATGTTTGTGATTTTATTATTTTTTGCTTGATTTGATGATTTGTTGATCGAACCAGGCATGCAAGTAAAATCCGTTTCTTACATATACATCCCATTTGGGAATGGGAGGAAGATAACGCCATTTTAACATGACGGCATAAAGAGCCAATAGTATAAACATTATCATTATAAATGTTGTTGAGGTAAATAACCAATAATCATGTTCGAAATTTTTGATGGATACCGGAATAATGTATTCAGCTCCTGTTTCAAAAAGAAAAAATGAAAGAAAAACAGTGATTGTGAAAATCAACATATTCATCAGTCCTTTGTTATAACTACTATAAACACTTGTGTTGACAATAAATGCCGATATGCCGATGGTAATGATGAATCCCAAAACAAAAAAGGGATAATAAGGAAAAAAAGTGCCTTTGAACAATTTCGAAAAAATTAGAAATAACACAACTCCTGTGGCAAAACCGGAAATTATATGCCATTTGGTAAGTTTGGCAAAATAAATATGACGGGTTTGAATAATCCGGTATTTATCAATTTCACTACCGGACGACAAAAACGTATGGGCTTTGTAAAATGAATGTCCGATAAGATGCAACACGGCTGCAGGATATAAACCTAAGCCCGAAAGCATGGTGCTGAATCCCATATGCCCTATACTTGAATAGGACAATCGCGTTTTGGCCGCAGGTTGGTAAAAAGATACCAACGTGCCATACATGGCAGAGAGTCCACCCCAAATGATCAGTATATCCGGTGCCACAGAAACTTGATCGAACAGAGTCGAAAATCGAATAATCAAATATGGTCCCGCATTTAACAAACCTGCATGAAGAATGCCCGAAACAGGTGTGGGAGCTTCCATCATTCCCAAAACCCAACCGTGAAAAGGAATATGGGCAGATTTGACAATAGCTGCAAGTGCAAGAAAAATTGCAGCCCATTCAAGTGTTGATTGATCAATGGCATGAGAAGAACTCGTCAGGAAAATGTTGTTCAAATCCCATTGACCGGTTGAAATCACAATGATGAGAAAAGCCACCAATAACAAACTTGCCGATAATATACTCATTATTTTCTTTTTCTTTCCGGTTATGATGGCATATTTACGGTCATCATAAAGTGAAATCAACTTTCTCAATCCGTATCCCGACAACACCCAACCGGCAAAAAACAAAATCACATCTCCCGATATCATCAAAAGCAACACCGATGCAATTGTGAAAATTAAACGGGCTGTGAATATCTGCTGTTTTTTATCGCCCCATAGGTAATTTTTGCTAAAACTTAAAACTGTCCAACCAATCACAGATACCATGGTGAAAAATACAATACTTACTTTGTCGATTTTCCAATGGAACATCAATATCTCAATGGTTTGTTCTGAAGATATTTCAGCCAACAATAAACAAAGTTCGACCACACCGGTTAAAATGGCTGCCAAAAAAATGTTTTTTGTAAATTCTATCAAGCGGTCTACTCGGAACGAGCGGTAAATTGCTGCCACATTCCATAATGCAATGGGATAAAACACAAAAACATAAGACAACCACGATATCATAAATGTAAATTTTGCCGGCAAAAGTAGTTATTTCAAAAGATAAAACATTATTTATATTTGCTATGAAAATTATAAATTATTTTTATGAATTATACCATTCATCAGCTATTAATTTTCTGCAAAGTGGTTGAATGCAAAAGCATAACCCGTGCGGCTGAAGAATTGAACATGACACAACCGGCGGTTTCCATTCAATTAAAAAAATTTCAAGAACAATTTAATTTACCTCTTTATGAAATGCATGGGAAGAAATTAATCATTACTGATATGGGGAAGGAAGTGTATGAAAGTATTTTAGAAATCACAGAAAAATTGCAATTATTGGAATATAAGGCAAAAACTACCGGCAGGCATATAACGGGAAAATTAAAAATTGCTTCCGCGTCAACCGGAATTTATGTCGTTCCTTATTTCTTGTCTGATTATTTAAAAAAATACCCGCAAATTGATTTAAAGCTCGATTTCACCAACCGAACCAATGCAATCAAATCGTTGTTGGATAGAACCTCCGAATTGGCAGTAGTATCATTGCTGCCCACTTCATTTGCCGTCAATGAGGAAATTCTCATTCGCAATGAGTTGGTAATGGTTGTAAAAAACGGCATTGATGAAAAAAATCTACCGATGATATTCAGGGAAAAGGGGTCTGCCACAAGAATGTTGATGGAAAAATATTTCCTTCATCAAAAATACCATCTCGATGCCCGTCATAAAATTGAATTATCTTCAAACGAAGCCGTAAAACAAGCTGTGTTGGCCGGTTTGGGTATATCCATTGTTCCACTGATGAGTATAAAACGGGAAATTGAAAATGGCTTGGTAAAAATCATTCCGGGAGAAGGACTTCCAATCATTACCCATTGGAGAGTGATTTGGTTGAAGAACAAAATATTGTCACCTGCGGCAAGTGCTTTTGTAGATTTAATCAAAATCACAAAAAACAAACCGGATTCATATCATTTACAAGAATTGTGACAAATTTTAAAGCATTGCATTTTGATAAATAATTTAAGCCGCATGTTAATGCCGGAGAATTGAAAACCTCACCCCGCCCTTATGGGCACCCCTCTCCTTGGTAAGGAGAGGGGCATGGGGAGAGGTCTTAACTTCTCATTTGCTAAAATCCTTGCCTACGGGCATTTTGCGTTTCTACAATTAGTATTTGCACCAAAATTTATTTGTCGAGGGATTGAAACCTCACCCCGTCCTTATGGGCACCCCTCTCCTTGCGAAGGAGAGGGCTTTAGGAGAGGTCTTTTTTCACTTCTCAATTCTTTAAATCATAGTTTTTACGTCGTTTTGCGTTTTCATTGACGCATATAAGAATTGTTAATTTGTAGCAGACAAGAGAATAGAAAAGCGAATCAAGAAACTATAAAAATTTGGAAAAAAAGATAGAGAAAAATGTAATAGAGAAAATAGAAATAAAAAATTATCATGTTATTTTCTTTGTGTTTCTCCGTGCTCTCCGTGTTGAGTATATTTTTCCCAAACCATAGAGAACAGAGATTTGTACGGAGTACTTTAAATGGCCCCTTTGCTTTATTATTGGAGACTTCATGGAATCAAAAGAAAAAGACCGGAAGATTTACTTATATGCTGTTTAGCGATGAAATTTAAAAACAATTAAAAGTTTCAATTATAAAAATACATATCTTTGGTTTAGAGATTGGGGAGTAGCACATAACTATATGAAAAATCTTTTTTTAAGATTTTTTATTTTTAATATAATAATTATTTTATTATTAACTAATTGCAGATTATATCAAATAAAATTGAAAGACTTTGAAGGTAACTACATTTCAAGTGTTTTGCCAGGAGACACATTATCCATAGTTTATTTAGAACAAAAAGGCAAATTATTTTATTACAGAAAATATAAAGATTTTTCTAATACAGGTGAAATAGATTTAGAAAAGTTTGTTTTGTATTTTTATAATTGGTCATATCATGGTGAATCAGAAAAAAATAAATTTGAAGAATCTAATTCAAAGATCACTTTTATATCAACATGGGAAACTGTTGATGATACCATTTATATTTATCAGATAGATGCAAATGCAGATATTATAGAAAAATATTATTACAAAAAAATTTCTCAAAATATAAATTCAGAGGTAAAAGACATAATAAAAAAAATGGATACTCTTCAATTTAGATTTTTGGGACCCGATGACCCATTAAAGTAACCACTCAATTCTATTAGTAGAAATTAAAGCTGATTTCTTATGTTTTAACCATCCGTAATTCGAAATTGTCACATTCTGGTATTCCAAAAAATAGTGCAGAATCAGAGCATTACAGGGTATTACCAAGACATTTACCTAAGAGACCCGCAGGGAAATGTAATGGCAGTGTACAGGATTCGGAAAGATTCTTTATATTTGTATGAAATTCCCCTCTACGGCAGCAGCCGTTTGGGGGTGATCAAGGAAAATAAACTTTTAAAAGTTAAAACTGCGCAAAATAACATCGGCGTAATGTCATTGCCAATCCCTGTCAATATAGCCCAAAGCAAGAACACAACCAAGCCAAGCGTTTATACGATGGGCAAAAAGCACTACGAAAGCTCCGACTGGCTGGGTAATGTGAGAGTGACTTACACCGATAAAAAATCCTGGCAGCAGAATAAATTTGCCCTGAACGTGAGCAGTTCGTTGGATTATTATCCGTTTGGGAGTGTGATGGAGGGGAGAAAATACAACCTCTCAGCTTACAGATACGCCTTCAACACGCAAGAAAGAGTACCGGAATTAAACGAGAGTCATTACACGGCTTTGTATTGGGAGTATGACGGCAGGTTGGCAAGGAGGTGGAACAGGGATCCGGTAATGAAAGAACATGAAAGTGTTTATGCAGCGTTTGCGAATAATCCGGTTTGGTTTGTGGATGTATTGGGGAATGATACAATAGACATAGAGCATGATAGTGAAAGTGGTAAATGGAACATTACAAATTACCAAAAAGTAAAAGGGGATGATGTTTTTCGATTAAAAATCGGAGATGAAACAAAATTATATACTTTCTCTGAAGGTGAGTATGGAGAAAGGGTTAATGCTCTGAATCTTGAATCAAATGAAGATTATACATTGGGTATTTATCATATTTCCGGGTCTCCTGAAGATAAAAGCGGAATAGGGTTTAATGTTACTCCGGGAGGTGAAGCAAGTATAGAGAAAAATTCAAATAAAAGACTACCTGAGGGGGAATATGATTTAATCGCTTCACCAAATATTAAAACTGTAAAATGGGAAATGCCCTGGGTAGTTTCTGAAACCAATAAAAAAATAGCTAGTCGAGGAGTAAAGTTCCATCCTGCCTATTCTCCAAGCGTTACTACATGGACAAAAGGATGCTTCGTAGTGTTTTACGATTACTATTTTGAAAACGGTAAAATAAAATCTACAAAAGAATCGTCGGTCAATGCTGCATTCTATTTTGTCCATTTATTAGACGCGAAAATCATATCTGATATAAAATATGGCGAATATTGTAGAATGACTGCTGTATTTACCAAAAAGCAACTTGCTAAATTAATTATAAAATCAACATGGGAGCAACAGTAAATAGAATAGTTGTTTATCTAACATTGATATGTTCAACTATTTTAATTGTAGATTTAAATTTTACTCATTTTCAAAATAAAAATCGAGAGAAAATCAAAAATC
This genomic interval carries:
- a CDS encoding NADH dehydrogenase, whose protein sequence is MISWLSYVFVFYPIALWNVAAIYRSFRVDRLIEFTKNIFLAAILTGVVELCLLLAEISSEQTIEILMFHWKIDKVSIVFFTMVSVIGWTVLSFSKNYLWGDKKQQIFTARLIFTIASVLLLMISGDVILFFAGWVLSGYGLRKLISLYDDRKYAIITGKKKKIMSILSASLLLVAFLIIVISTGQWDLNNIFLTSSSHAIDQSTLEWAAIFLALAAIVKSAHIPFHGWVLGMMEAPTPVSGILHAGLLNAGPYLIIRFSTLFDQVSVAPDILIIWGGLSAMYGTLVSFYQPAAKTRLSYSSIGHMGFSTMLSGLGLYPAAVLHLIGHSFYKAHTFLSSGSEIDKYRIIQTRHIYFAKLTKWHIISGFATGVVLFLIFSKLFKGTFFPYYPFFVLGFIITIGISAFIVNTSVYSSYNKGLMNMLIFTITVFLSFFLFETGAEYIIPVSIKNFEHDYWLFTSTTFIMIMFILLALYAVMLKWRYLPPIPKWDVYVRNGFYLHAWFDQQIIKSSKK
- a CDS encoding transcriptional regulator, which translates into the protein MNYTIHQLLIFCKVVECKSITRAAEELNMTQPAVSIQLKKFQEQFNLPLYEMHGKKLIITDMGKEVYESILEITEKLQLLEYKAKTTGRHITGKLKIASASTGIYVVPYFLSDYLKKYPQIDLKLDFTNRTNAIKSLLDRTSELAVVSLLPTSFAVNEEILIRNELVMVVKNGIDEKNLPMIFREKGSATRMLMEKYFLHQKYHLDARHKIELSSNEAVKQAVLAGLGISIVPLMSIKREIENGLVKIIPGEGLPIITHWRVIWLKNKILSPAASAFVDLIKITKNKPDSYHLQEL